Proteins encoded by one window of Litoribacterium kuwaitense:
- a CDS encoding nucleotide pyrophosphohydrolase, with protein sequence MAKTIEQMQKDVDDYIGQFKEGYFSPLAMMARLTEEMGELARDVNHTYGEKPKKTTETERAIEEEIGDVLFVLTCLANSLHISLDDAHELVMQKFNTRDRDRWTKK encoded by the coding sequence ATGGCAAAAACAATTGAACAAATGCAAAAAGACGTCGATGACTACATAGGCCAGTTTAAGGAAGGCTATTTTTCTCCCTTAGCGATGATGGCTCGGCTCACTGAGGAGATGGGTGAGCTGGCAAGAGATGTGAACCATACGTACGGAGAAAAGCCAAAAAAAACGACAGAAACAGAACGAGCCATCGAAGAAGAAATCGGTGATGTGTTGTTTGTTCTAACGTGCCTAGCCAATTCATTACATATTTCATTGGACGATGCGCATGAACTCGTGATGCAAAAATTTAATACGCGTGATCGTGACCGCTGGACGAAAAAATAA
- the dapB gene encoding 4-hydroxy-tetrahydrodipicolinate reductase — protein sequence MEQIKIIVAGPRGKMGREALQLIERTAHFSLVAAIDRTHDGETVRDVTNIPLDAMIYTDAEQCLNNVDADVLIDLTIPEAGKRHAKMALEAGVSPVIGTSGFSQHDIAQLTELAEAKETGCIIAPNFALGAVLMMKFAKTAAKYMPDVEIIEKHHDQKLDAPSGTAVKTAEMIRDVREQKHQGHEDEKEILPGARGADVDGMKVHSMRLPGLVAHQQVIFGSNGETLTIQHDSIHRVSFMSGVQLAVETVQSLNTLVYGLDELID from the coding sequence ATGGAACAGATTAAAATTATTGTTGCCGGTCCCCGTGGGAAAATGGGACGCGAGGCTTTGCAATTAATCGAAAGAACAGCACATTTTTCACTCGTAGCTGCGATTGACCGTACACATGACGGTGAAACCGTCCGTGATGTTACAAATATTCCATTAGATGCCATGATTTATACCGACGCCGAGCAATGCTTGAACAATGTCGATGCTGACGTATTAATCGATTTAACCATTCCGGAAGCAGGGAAGCGTCATGCTAAAATGGCTTTAGAGGCTGGTGTATCTCCTGTGATAGGGACGTCGGGCTTTTCACAGCATGATATTGCCCAATTGACAGAGCTTGCGGAAGCCAAAGAAACAGGGTGTATTATCGCTCCGAACTTCGCTTTAGGCGCCGTATTAATGATGAAATTTGCCAAAACTGCTGCAAAGTATATGCCTGATGTAGAAATTATCGAAAAGCATCACGATCAAAAGTTAGATGCACCAAGCGGCACCGCTGTCAAAACAGCAGAAATGATTCGTGACGTTCGTGAGCAAAAGCATCAAGGGCATGAAGATGAAAAAGAGATCCTGCCGGGTGCTCGCGGCGCAGATGTTGATGGTATGAAAGTTCACTCGATGCGGCTGCCTGGACTCGTAGCTCACCAACAGGTCATTTTCGGTAGCAATGGAGAGACGTTAACGATTCAGCACGATTCGATTCACCGTGTCAGCTTTATGTCTGGCGTACAGTTGGCTGTAGAAACGGTACAATCACTCAATACACTCGTATACGGGCTAGACGAGCTTATTGACTAA
- a CDS encoding methylglyoxal synthase, which yields MNIAMIAHDQKKDELVRFAMAYEHVLQNHKLYATGTTGTRIAEATQLEVHRFQSGPLGGDQQIGAMIAENKMDMVLFFRDPLTAQPHEPDIMALIRLCDVYSIPLATNTGGAEIFIHGLERGDLNWRSLVHGKEEHAID from the coding sequence ATGAATATTGCAATGATCGCTCATGATCAGAAAAAAGACGAATTGGTACGGTTTGCGATGGCATACGAACACGTGTTACAAAACCATAAATTGTATGCAACTGGAACAACCGGCACACGGATTGCTGAAGCTACGCAATTAGAGGTACATCGTTTTCAATCGGGACCTTTAGGCGGAGACCAGCAAATTGGGGCAATGATTGCGGAAAACAAAATGGATATGGTGTTGTTTTTCCGTGATCCGTTAACCGCTCAGCCCCATGAGCCAGATATTATGGCATTAATTCGCCTTTGTGATGTGTACTCCATTCCGTTAGCGACCAATACGGGTGGAGCTGAAATCTTTATACACGGTCTTGAACGAGGGGACTTGAATTGGAGGTCGCTTGTCCATGGTAAAGAAGAACATGCCATCGATTGA
- the bshB1 gene encoding bacillithiol biosynthesis deacetylase BshB1, with protein MVKKNMPSIDVLAIGAHPDDVEIGMGGALARFHQEDLKTMICDLTEGEMSSNGTVETRREEALKAADILGAYRQNGQFPDRGLYEHRQDIIAYLVGLIRTVQPKVVFAPSANDRHPDHGQCATLVKEAVFSAGIFKSHPTLGKAHKASALYFYMINGFTPPQFLIDVASVYERKRASLLAYTTQFGQQSNVQTPLTDGYLETIEGRDRLMAKEQGLTLAEGFLSDKPLVFAPESIKEFS; from the coding sequence ATGGTAAAGAAGAACATGCCATCGATTGATGTTCTTGCCATCGGAGCGCATCCAGACGATGTAGAAATTGGGATGGGGGGTGCGCTCGCTCGTTTTCATCAGGAAGATCTTAAAACGATGATTTGTGATTTAACTGAAGGAGAAATGAGCTCAAATGGCACGGTTGAGACGAGGCGCGAAGAAGCACTGAAAGCAGCTGATATTTTAGGAGCCTATAGACAAAACGGCCAATTTCCAGATCGAGGCTTGTACGAGCACCGGCAAGACATTATTGCTTATCTTGTCGGCTTAATTCGGACAGTTCAGCCGAAGGTCGTGTTTGCGCCTTCTGCAAACGACCGTCATCCAGACCATGGCCAATGTGCAACATTAGTTAAAGAAGCGGTTTTTTCGGCAGGGATTTTTAAAAGTCATCCGACCCTTGGGAAAGCCCACAAAGCAAGTGCACTGTATTTTTATATGATCAATGGGTTTACCCCTCCACAATTCCTAATCGATGTTGCTTCGGTTTATGAACGGAAGCGAGCGAGCTTACTTGCTTATACGACACAGTTTGGACAGCAATCAAACGTGCAAACGCCCCTCACTGATGGGTATTTGGAAACCATTGAAGGGCGTGACCGACTCATGGCAAAGGAACAGGGTCTAACGCTTGCAGAAGGTTTCTTAAGTGACAAACCGCTCGTTTTCGCACCTGAATCAATAAAGGAGTTCAGTTAA
- the bshA gene encoding N-acetyl-alpha-D-glucosaminyl L-malate synthase BshA, translating into MNIGITCYPTVGGSGVIATELGKLLAERGHNIHFITSKVPFRLQKLYPNIYFHEVEVNQYSVFQYPPYDLSLASKMAEVADREKLDILHVHYAMPHAICAYLAKQLCKRDLKVVTTLHGTDITILAQDKSLSDMIRFGIEQSDAVTAVSKSLKEQTHRDLNTDAKIETIYNFVDERVYHHVQSPTLRQQYGIREDEAVLIHVSNFRKVKRTQDVVKAFQKVRASIPAKLLLVGDGPEMCEVCQLIERENLKEDVLLLGQQDNLAELFSISDVKLLLSEKESFGLVLLEAMACGVPSIGTRIGGIPEVIDDGKTGFLTDVGNIDDIADKVLRILQDATLNRTMRQAAVDKVQESFSSERIVSQYEALYEQTLRGNTYGFSAH; encoded by the coding sequence ATGAATATAGGCATTACATGCTACCCAACTGTTGGAGGCTCAGGCGTCATTGCGACTGAGCTTGGCAAATTGCTCGCTGAACGCGGACACAACATTCATTTCATTACGTCAAAAGTCCCTTTTCGTCTGCAAAAGCTTTATCCAAATATTTATTTTCATGAGGTTGAAGTCAATCAATACTCTGTATTTCAATATCCACCATACGACCTGTCTTTAGCGAGTAAAATGGCTGAAGTTGCTGATCGGGAAAAGCTTGATATTTTACACGTTCACTATGCAATGCCTCATGCCATTTGTGCGTATTTAGCAAAGCAACTGTGTAAACGTGACTTAAAGGTTGTGACGACTTTACATGGAACAGACATTACAATCCTTGCTCAGGATAAGAGCTTAAGTGATATGATTCGCTTTGGCATTGAACAATCTGATGCAGTGACCGCTGTGTCAAAAAGTTTAAAAGAGCAAACGCATCGTGACTTAAATACAGATGCAAAGATTGAAACGATTTACAATTTTGTTGATGAGCGCGTCTATCATCATGTCCAAAGCCCGACCTTGCGACAGCAGTATGGTATTCGTGAAGATGAAGCGGTCTTGATTCACGTATCTAACTTTCGCAAAGTGAAGCGAACCCAGGACGTCGTTAAAGCGTTTCAAAAAGTTCGTGCCTCGATCCCTGCCAAGCTGCTGCTCGTTGGGGATGGACCTGAAATGTGCGAAGTATGCCAGCTGATTGAACGTGAAAACCTAAAAGAAGATGTGTTGTTACTAGGACAGCAGGATAACCTTGCCGAGCTTTTCTCGATCAGTGATGTCAAGCTTTTACTATCGGAAAAAGAAAGCTTTGGGCTTGTTCTTCTGGAAGCGATGGCTTGTGGTGTACCTAGTATTGGTACGAGAATTGGCGGCATCCCTGAAGTGATTGATGATGGAAAAACAGGCTTTCTCACCGACGTTGGTAACATTGATGACATTGCTGATAAAGTGCTGCGAATTCTTCAAGATGCTACGCTCAATCGCACAATGCGGCAGGCGGCTGTCGATAAAGTTCAGGAGTCATTTTCTTCTGAGCGCATTGTGAGCCAATATGAGGCGCTTTATGAACAAACGTTACGGGGGAATACGTATGGATTCTCTGCTCATTAA
- a CDS encoding CCA tRNA nucleotidyltransferase codes for MNKRYGGIRMDSLLIKGKTVLEILASAGHDAYFVGGCVRDRILALPIQDVDIATSARPEEVMQIFPKTVPTGLQHGTVLVIVDHTPYEVTTFRAEGEYDDYRRPSEVTFIQTIEADLSRRDFTMNAMAMDQHFRLIDPFDGKGALREKVIRTVGEPVDRFREDPLRIIRALRFSAQLHFTLDDDTLQAVQASKAWIAHLSIERIAVEWSKWLTFADHHALDILQRSGVADELPLFAPMARVLPSFVQTKGVWTRMEERWAFLAILAKMDKEAIQSFLRRWKQSRALQNGVLSRIDAYHDAVKAGFTIGFLYQNDLTISQFAWEVCRHLQHAVPAWRDIEALYENMPIHHRKELAISGKDVLAWSRRPAGPWVENVLRRAEEAVLHGTVENSYIALQEWYDEHD; via the coding sequence ATGAACAAACGTTACGGGGGAATACGTATGGATTCTCTGCTCATTAAAGGAAAAACGGTTCTTGAGATATTGGCATCAGCAGGGCATGACGCCTACTTTGTTGGCGGCTGTGTTCGCGATCGTATCCTAGCGCTCCCCATTCAAGATGTTGACATTGCTACTTCTGCGCGTCCTGAAGAGGTCATGCAGATTTTTCCGAAAACAGTCCCTACAGGATTGCAGCATGGGACTGTTCTCGTCATTGTCGACCATACGCCGTACGAAGTGACCACATTCCGTGCAGAAGGCGAATACGATGATTATCGTCGCCCCTCAGAAGTGACGTTTATTCAAACGATCGAAGCAGATTTAAGTCGGCGCGATTTTACGATGAATGCGATGGCGATGGATCAGCATTTTCGGCTCATTGATCCGTTTGATGGGAAGGGCGCTTTAAGAGAGAAGGTCATCCGAACGGTCGGAGAACCGGTCGATCGGTTTCGTGAAGATCCTTTACGCATCATTCGCGCGCTCCGCTTTTCGGCTCAGCTACATTTTACGTTAGACGATGACACTTTACAGGCTGTACAGGCGTCCAAGGCATGGATTGCCCATTTATCTATTGAACGAATTGCTGTCGAATGGTCAAAATGGCTTACATTTGCTGATCATCATGCTTTGGACATTTTACAGCGGTCTGGCGTCGCTGATGAACTGCCGCTGTTTGCACCGATGGCTCGCGTACTTCCATCGTTTGTCCAAACAAAAGGGGTTTGGACGAGGATGGAGGAACGCTGGGCATTTTTAGCTATCTTGGCAAAGATGGACAAAGAAGCGATACAGTCGTTTTTACGTCGGTGGAAGCAGTCACGTGCCTTACAAAATGGTGTGCTTTCTAGAATAGATGCCTATCACGACGCTGTAAAAGCAGGGTTTACAATCGGTTTTCTCTATCAGAATGACCTTACAATTTCGCAGTTTGCTTGGGAGGTATGTCGTCATCTTCAGCACGCTGTTCCAGCATGGCGTGACATAGAAGCCCTTTATGAAAACATGCCGATCCATCACCGAAAGGAACTGGCGATTTCAGGAAAAGATGTACTCGCATGGAGTCGACGACCTGCGGGTCCTTGGGTTGAAAACGTCCTGCGCAGAGCAGAGGAAGCCGTTTTACATGGGACGGTCGAAAATTCATATATAGCATTGCAGGAGTGGTATGATGAGCATGATTAA
- a CDS encoding biotin--[acetyl-CoA-carboxylase] ligase: MSMIKKRLFSLFQSRPSDFISGEEAARQLGCSRAAIWKHVKELQEEGFDIEAVNRKGYRLKHVPNALSENTLLAGLETDTFGQHLYVYQALPSTQTKLHELAQQGAKEGTAVICDQQTNGRGRLQRSWYGGEGGNIAVSMLLRPNIPLQQATQLTLVMAVACAEAIEEVAGVYCQIKWPNDLLLNGKKLAGILTETVAEPDQVVAAIVGIGINVNQSCKEWPLELSEKATSLFCEEGKRFDRNALLQQLFLEVERLYKLYKKEGFTVIRLLWEARAETIGKYVQLEGLQGYVTGLSSDGALVIKDECGQSHSVYITDIGE, translated from the coding sequence ATGAGCATGATTAAGAAAAGGTTATTTTCTTTGTTTCAGTCTCGTCCCAGTGATTTTATATCTGGTGAGGAAGCGGCTAGACAGTTAGGCTGTTCGAGGGCGGCCATTTGGAAACACGTCAAAGAGCTTCAAGAGGAAGGGTTTGACATTGAGGCGGTGAATCGGAAAGGCTATCGTTTAAAGCACGTTCCGAATGCTCTTTCAGAAAATACGTTACTTGCGGGTCTCGAAACAGATACTTTTGGACAGCATTTGTACGTCTATCAAGCGCTACCTTCTACCCAAACGAAGCTTCATGAATTAGCTCAGCAAGGTGCAAAAGAAGGAACTGCCGTGATTTGTGATCAACAAACCAACGGCAGAGGCCGCTTACAACGTTCGTGGTATGGAGGTGAGGGTGGTAATATTGCTGTCAGTATGCTCCTCCGACCGAACATCCCACTGCAGCAAGCGACACAGCTTACGCTCGTGATGGCGGTCGCATGTGCGGAAGCGATTGAAGAAGTTGCAGGCGTATATTGTCAAATAAAATGGCCCAATGATCTTCTTTTAAATGGTAAAAAGCTTGCTGGCATTTTAACAGAAACGGTCGCTGAACCCGATCAAGTCGTGGCCGCGATCGTTGGCATCGGGATCAACGTGAACCAGTCTTGTAAGGAATGGCCCTTGGAACTGAGCGAGAAGGCAACATCACTGTTTTGTGAAGAAGGCAAACGTTTTGATCGGAATGCCTTGCTGCAGCAGCTTTTTCTTGAAGTGGAAAGGCTGTATAAGCTTTATAAAAAAGAAGGCTTTACAGTCATTCGACTGTTGTGGGAAGCACGAGCGGAAACAATAGGAAAGTATGTGCAACTCGAAGGTCTACAAGGTTATGTCACGGGCTTGTCTAGTGATGGAGCATTGGTCATTAAAGACGAATGTGGTCAATCCCATTCAGTGTATATCACTGATATTGGGGAATAA
- the panB gene encoding 3-methyl-2-oxobutanoate hydroxymethyltransferase: protein MKTLRYLQKKKENMEPIVMLTAYDFPSASLAEDASVDIILVGDSLGMVVLGYESTIRVTVADMVHHARAVKRGAENTLIVVDMPYLTYHGSIEQTVETARYMMQETGAHALKLEGGQDICPQIETLVKGGVPIIGHLGLTPQSVGVLGGFRIQGKTADQAAQLLDDAKALERAGVSAIVIECVPAEVASDLTKALNIPVIGIGAGAETDGQVLVYHDVLNYSPAKAPSFAKVYDQSYVRMKTALTHFAEEVRTRAFPDASHSFAMTDDELKKWRSR, encoded by the coding sequence TTGAAAACGCTACGGTATTTACAAAAAAAGAAAGAAAACATGGAGCCGATTGTTATGCTTACGGCCTATGATTTTCCCTCCGCGTCACTCGCAGAGGATGCAAGTGTTGACATTATACTCGTTGGAGATTCTCTTGGTATGGTCGTGCTTGGCTATGAGTCCACTATTCGAGTGACGGTCGCTGACATGGTTCATCATGCACGCGCGGTCAAGCGTGGGGCCGAAAACACGCTCATCGTCGTTGATATGCCTTACCTTACCTACCACGGCTCCATTGAACAAACGGTCGAGACAGCGAGGTATATGATGCAGGAAACGGGGGCGCATGCGTTAAAGCTTGAGGGTGGTCAAGACATTTGTCCACAAATCGAAACGCTCGTCAAAGGGGGCGTACCGATTATCGGACACCTCGGTTTGACACCACAGTCAGTCGGCGTATTAGGCGGATTCCGCATCCAAGGAAAAACAGCAGATCAAGCAGCCCAACTTCTTGACGATGCGAAAGCGCTTGAACGTGCTGGGGTCAGTGCGATTGTCATTGAATGTGTACCTGCTGAAGTCGCTAGCGATTTAACAAAGGCCCTAAACATTCCCGTGATTGGAATTGGCGCAGGTGCAGAAACGGATGGACAAGTCCTCGTATACCATGATGTGCTCAATTATAGCCCTGCAAAAGCGCCTTCGTTCGCTAAAGTGTATGATCAAAGCTACGTCCGGATGAAAACAGCGCTAACGCATTTTGCGGAAGAAGTGAGAACGCGCGCTTTCCCAGATGCTTCACACTCGTTTGCCATGACGGATGACGAATTAAAAAAGTGGCGGTCGCGATGA
- the panC gene encoding pantoate--beta-alanine ligase, with protein sequence MKQITSLNEMVAFVHDTKLKQKSIGFVPTMGYLHEGHRALIKDARKENDIVVLSIFVNPTQFGPNEDFAKYPRDMKRDRDIATAEQVDILFTPTVQEMYPVQPLRVSLQAGKAARELCGASRPGHFDGVLTVLLKLFMLIQPARAYFGMKDAQQVAVVEGMVHEYFLPVTIRKVATVREEDGLARSSRNVRLTSEERKEAPVLYESLQFVRQYYDAHPHLTVDVLEAEWLRFLEEKLRFGSIDYARILSFPELQKPTFKGPQLAALAVRYSAARLIDNLLWEEE encoded by the coding sequence ATGAAGCAAATAACTTCACTAAACGAAATGGTAGCGTTCGTCCACGACACAAAGCTCAAGCAAAAGTCAATCGGTTTTGTCCCGACAATGGGTTATTTGCATGAGGGACACCGCGCTCTCATAAAAGACGCACGGAAAGAAAATGATATCGTCGTCTTAAGTATCTTTGTGAATCCAACCCAGTTTGGCCCGAATGAGGATTTTGCCAAATATCCTAGGGATATGAAGAGAGACAGAGACATCGCAACAGCGGAGCAAGTTGATATTTTGTTTACCCCTACTGTGCAAGAGATGTACCCGGTACAGCCTCTCCGCGTATCGCTCCAAGCCGGAAAAGCAGCCCGAGAACTATGTGGTGCGTCACGTCCAGGTCATTTTGACGGTGTGCTAACCGTTTTGTTAAAGCTGTTTATGCTCATTCAGCCGGCTCGAGCTTATTTCGGCATGAAAGACGCACAACAGGTTGCCGTCGTTGAAGGGATGGTTCATGAGTATTTTCTTCCGGTGACGATAAGAAAGGTAGCAACGGTTCGAGAAGAAGACGGTTTAGCAAGGAGCTCCCGAAATGTCCGTTTAACGTCCGAGGAACGTAAAGAGGCGCCGGTATTGTATGAAAGTCTGCAATTTGTCAGACAATACTATGATGCTCATCCTCATTTAACCGTCGATGTACTGGAGGCTGAATGGCTTCGCTTTTTAGAAGAAAAGCTTCGTTTTGGATCCATTGACTACGCACGCATCTTGTCGTTTCCTGAGCTGCAGAAACCGACGTTCAAAGGACCTCAACTTGCTGCCCTGGCTGTTCGTTATTCAGCTGCCCGCCTCATAGATAATTTATTATGGGAGGAGGAATAA
- the panD gene encoding aspartate 1-decarboxylase, protein MLKTMMYAKLHKAIVTEANLHYVGSITIDEDLLDAVGMQMNERVQIVNNANGARLETYIIPGPRGSGTICLNGAAARLVQKGDEVIIIAYGIFAKEELENFAPKVALLDRQNRIERMLLDEPHSTVL, encoded by the coding sequence ATGCTGAAAACGATGATGTATGCAAAGCTCCATAAAGCAATTGTCACAGAAGCAAACCTTCACTACGTTGGCAGCATTACGATTGATGAGGATTTACTCGACGCTGTCGGTATGCAGATGAATGAACGCGTACAAATTGTGAACAATGCCAATGGTGCCCGCTTAGAGACATATATTATCCCTGGTCCGCGAGGTAGTGGGACCATTTGTTTAAATGGTGCTGCTGCTCGGCTCGTTCAAAAAGGAGACGAAGTGATCATCATTGCCTATGGCATTTTTGCAAAAGAGGAACTGGAAAACTTTGCTCCTAAAGTGGCTCTGCTTGATCGACAAAATCGGATTGAACGAATGCTCCTCGATGAACCCCATTCGACAGTTTTATAA
- a CDS encoding YpmA family protein, translating into MDQKGVRTLATQSLQHHKDLYKIVDALNRTLKEDDLMFGLSLDDNDPEQAVFTIYRTSK; encoded by the coding sequence ATGGATCAAAAGGGTGTTAGAACGCTGGCAACCCAATCACTCCAGCATCATAAAGATCTATACAAAATCGTCGATGCACTCAACCGGACGTTAAAAGAGGACGACCTGATGTTTGGTCTTTCTTTAGATGATAACGATCCAGAGCAAGCAGTCTTCACGATTTACCGCACGTCCAAATGA
- a CDS encoding pyridoxal phosphate-dependent aminotransferase encodes MELAKRVAALTPSATLAITSKAKALREEGHDVIGLGAGEPDFNTPEHILSAAKQAMDEGHTKYTPSGGLPRLKAAIVAKLQQDQKLTYEQDEVIVTTGAKHALYTLFQVLLNKGDEVIIPAPYWVSYPEQVKLAEGEPVFVHTDETTGFKLTPDILEHKITDQTKAVIINSPSNPTGAMYTKEELQALGDVCLRHNVLIVSDEIYEKLVYGEVVHTSIAELSAELKKQTIIINGLSKSHSMTGWRIGYAVGDRRIIKAMTSLASHSTSNPTSVAQYAAIAAYEGSQEPVDVMKKAFSERLDETYKALVAIPGVACVKPTGAFYLYPNVKQAAEQCGFSNVDAWVEALLDEEKVAVVPGSGFGTPDYIRLSYATSMDNLHEAVARMARFVEKHRQ; translated from the coding sequence ATGGAATTAGCAAAAAGAGTTGCTGCTTTAACACCGTCAGCCACACTGGCCATCACTTCAAAAGCAAAAGCACTACGTGAGGAAGGTCATGATGTCATTGGTTTAGGGGCCGGCGAGCCCGATTTTAATACACCTGAACACATTTTAAGTGCTGCAAAGCAAGCGATGGATGAAGGCCATACAAAATATACGCCTTCAGGTGGATTGCCTCGCCTGAAGGCAGCCATTGTCGCTAAGCTTCAACAAGACCAAAAGCTGACATATGAGCAAGATGAAGTGATTGTAACGACAGGTGCAAAGCATGCACTTTACACCCTGTTTCAAGTGTTGCTAAATAAAGGTGATGAAGTGATCATTCCAGCGCCATATTGGGTGAGCTATCCTGAGCAAGTAAAGCTTGCTGAAGGGGAGCCAGTCTTCGTACATACCGATGAAACGACAGGCTTTAAGCTGACACCTGATATCCTTGAGCACAAGATAACTGATCAAACGAAAGCGGTGATAATCAATTCGCCGAGCAATCCAACCGGTGCGATGTATACAAAAGAAGAGCTGCAGGCACTTGGCGACGTATGTCTACGTCATAACGTGTTAATCGTTTCTGACGAGATCTATGAGAAGCTCGTCTACGGCGAGGTTGTTCATACGTCCATTGCCGAATTGTCTGCTGAGCTAAAAAAGCAGACGATCATCATTAATGGCTTAAGTAAATCACATTCGATGACGGGTTGGCGAATTGGCTATGCTGTTGGTGATCGGCGCATCATTAAAGCAATGACCTCTTTGGCGAGTCATTCGACATCAAATCCGACCTCTGTTGCGCAGTATGCTGCCATTGCAGCGTACGAAGGCAGTCAAGAACCGGTAGATGTGATGAAGAAAGCCTTTAGTGAGCGGTTAGATGAAACGTATAAAGCGTTAGTTGCCATCCCAGGCGTCGCTTGTGTTAAGCCGACGGGTGCGTTTTATCTATATCCAAATGTAAAACAAGCGGCTGAGCAGTGTGGCTTCAGCAATGTCGATGCGTGGGTGGAAGCCCTCTTAGATGAAGAAAAAGTGGCGGTTGTTCCTGGCTCTGGATTTGGTACACCTGATTATATCCGTTTGTCGTACGCAACATCGATGGACAACTTGCATGAAGCGGTGGCAAGAATGGCACGCTTTGTGGAAAAACATCGTCAATAA
- the asnS gene encoding asparagine--tRNA ligase yields MQNKTIKQTVNHVGETVTIGAWLTNKRSSGKIAFLQLRDGTGFIQGIVVKAADEDIFTKAKALTQETSMYVTGLVKADERSPLGVELEVTDIEIIHEAVDYPITPKEHGTEFLMDHRHLWLRSSKQHAQMVIRDQIIRATYEFFHKEGFVQVDAPILTSTSAEGTTELFHTKYFDEDAYLSQSGQLYMEAAAMALGRVYSFGPTFRAEKSKTRRHLIEFWMIEPEMAFCTHEESLAIQEAYVQHLVSSVLEHCSVELQTLNRDPEMLKKILAPFPRITYTKAIELLHEKGFDDIVWGDDFGAPHETAIADHFDLPVFITHYPTSLKAFYMKPDPNNSAVVECADLIAPEGYGEIIGGSARIDDLALMEERYKEHNLDQESYGWYLDLRKYGSVPHAGFGLGLERTVAWIAGIEHVRETIPFPRLLNRLTP; encoded by the coding sequence ATGCAAAACAAAACGATTAAACAGACGGTCAACCATGTTGGTGAAACAGTGACCATTGGCGCATGGCTGACAAATAAACGTTCCAGCGGAAAAATTGCTTTTTTACAGCTACGTGATGGCACTGGCTTCATCCAAGGAATTGTCGTAAAAGCCGCTGATGAAGATATTTTTACGAAAGCAAAAGCATTGACACAGGAAACGTCAATGTATGTCACAGGCTTGGTCAAAGCTGATGAACGTTCTCCATTAGGAGTAGAATTAGAAGTTACAGACATTGAAATCATTCACGAAGCCGTTGATTATCCGATTACACCAAAAGAGCATGGGACAGAATTTCTAATGGATCATCGTCACCTTTGGTTGCGTTCGTCAAAACAGCACGCGCAAATGGTCATTCGTGATCAAATTATTCGTGCTACCTACGAATTTTTCCATAAAGAAGGGTTTGTTCAAGTTGACGCGCCAATTTTAACGTCAACGAGTGCTGAAGGAACGACAGAGTTATTCCATACGAAATACTTTGATGAAGATGCGTACTTATCGCAATCTGGTCAATTGTATATGGAAGCAGCTGCCATGGCACTTGGACGCGTTTATTCTTTTGGTCCGACATTTCGTGCTGAGAAATCAAAAACACGCCGCCACCTTATCGAATTTTGGATGATCGAGCCGGAAATGGCTTTTTGTACACATGAAGAAAGCCTTGCCATTCAAGAGGCGTATGTGCAGCACCTCGTGTCTTCCGTACTAGAGCATTGTAGCGTAGAGCTTCAGACATTAAACCGTGATCCTGAGATGTTAAAAAAGATATTAGCGCCGTTTCCACGCATTACATATACAAAAGCGATTGAACTGCTACATGAGAAAGGGTTCGACGATATTGTGTGGGGCGATGACTTTGGTGCACCACACGAAACGGCGATTGCAGATCATTTTGACCTGCCTGTGTTTATCACCCATTACCCAACATCGCTAAAAGCATTTTATATGAAGCCTGATCCGAACAATTCTGCTGTCGTTGAATGTGCAGACTTAATTGCGCCTGAAGGTTATGGGGAGATTATTGGTGGTTCTGCACGGATCGATGATCTCGCTCTTATGGAAGAACGTTACAAGGAGCACAATCTCGATCAAGAATCGTACGGCTGGTACCTTGATTTACGTAAGTACGGCTCAGTTCCTCATGCAGGCTTTGGTCTTGGCTTGGAACGGACGGTGGCGTGGATCGCAGGAATTGAGCATGTGAGAGAAACGATTCCGTTCCCAAGGCTTCTGAATCGTCTAACGCCTTGA